A portion of the Acidobacteriota bacterium genome contains these proteins:
- a CDS encoding type II secretion system F family protein, translated as MAEYLVNTADERGHVSEHVEHGASVAEVRDRFVQQGLLVTSIKARGLLRKAGPGRQKKLKLEQFVIFNQQFLTLIHAGLPILQGLDLLSKRQKNRYLRSILENVRQRVRTGELLSEAFRHAAPNAVSRVYTTTLLAGEKSGNLEEVLSRFIAFQRVALAFRKKLLASLVYPALLVIMVMVMFTFLLSYVVPQFQGLYSQLGSGTASLPSITLFVIDIGEIVKHWLWAIILGLVSAIYLLVRWSKTDAGSMTIDRFRLSLPLAGGIWLKYQVAIFSRTLSTLLSGGLPLVQALETAGSSIESKLLSNAVLSSVQKVREGRALSKSLEDTAMFPELAYQMIEVGESTGALPAMLTSIAEFLEEDVQTALSAALSLIEPVILIVMGLVVATVLIALYLPIFSLGAQVGAGS; from the coding sequence ATGGCGGAATACCTGGTCAATACCGCCGACGAGCGCGGACATGTCTCTGAGCACGTAGAGCACGGGGCCTCGGTCGCCGAGGTTCGCGACCGCTTTGTGCAACAGGGGCTGCTTGTCACTTCCATCAAGGCCCGCGGTCTTCTTCGAAAAGCCGGACCAGGGCGGCAGAAGAAGCTCAAACTCGAGCAATTTGTCATCTTCAACCAGCAATTTCTGACTCTCATTCACGCCGGTTTGCCGATTCTGCAGGGCCTCGATCTGCTCAGCAAACGTCAGAAGAACCGCTACCTACGATCCATTCTCGAGAATGTTCGACAGCGCGTCCGCACTGGAGAGCTGCTTTCAGAGGCATTTCGACACGCAGCTCCGAATGCGGTTTCAAGGGTCTACACGACAACACTTCTCGCTGGTGAAAAGAGCGGCAACCTGGAAGAAGTTCTGAGCCGATTCATCGCTTTTCAGCGCGTCGCATTGGCATTTCGCAAGAAGCTATTGGCGTCGCTGGTTTATCCGGCGCTTCTCGTCATCATGGTCATGGTGATGTTTACGTTTCTTCTGAGCTACGTGGTTCCGCAGTTCCAGGGTCTGTATTCCCAATTGGGAAGCGGAACGGCGAGTCTGCCTTCGATCACTCTATTTGTAATCGATATCGGCGAGATCGTGAAGCACTGGCTGTGGGCAATCATCCTGGGTTTGGTATCGGCGATTTATCTGCTCGTGCGATGGAGCAAAACTGACGCTGGATCGATGACAATCGACCGCTTTCGTCTTTCGCTGCCCCTTGCAGGCGGTATCTGGCTGAAATACCAGGTAGCAATTTTCTCGCGCACGCTGTCCACTTTGTTGAGCGGCGGACTTCCCCTGGTGCAAGCACTCGAGACCGCAGGTTCCTCGATCGAAAGCAAACTGTTGTCGAACGCAGTTCTCTCGTCCGTGCAGAAGGTGCGGGAAGGCCGCGCTCTCTCCAAGAGCCTGGAAGACACCGCGATGTTCCCGGAACTGGCGTACCAGATGATTGAAGTAGGCGAATCGACGGGAGCTCTACCAGCCATGCTTACCTCAATCGCCGAATTTCTAGAAGAAGACGTACAAACCGCATTGAGCGCGGCTTTGTCCTTAATTGAGCCCGTGATTCTCATCGTAATGGGACTCGTGGTTGCCACCGTATTGATCGCTCTTTATCTCCCGATCTTCTCGCTGGGAGCGCAGGTCGGAGCGGGATCTTAA